TATTTACAATCTTTTGTAATTCAGAAAATTCTTCTTCACTTAGTACACCATAATCCCTACCATAGATACCCCTTGATTCTAAACTCCATAAAAGTGATTTAAAATTAGGATATTCATGAATATTCTTCTTCAATAAATATATAAAATGCTCCAATTTCTGATAATTAATAGTATTATTATTTTTTTCCTCTTCATATAAAGATAAGTCTAATATTAATTCTAGGGGTTCAGTAATTTTATATCTATAATCATCAGTATTATTGGGTGAAAAATCACTTTTATAGTTTTCATAGCTTTCACATACTATTCTATACATAGTATCTCTCCCTAAACTGTGGTAATCTTTTTATAAATTGATTTTTTTTAGATTCATATAAATTATCTCTCAACAATACCTCATCTATAATTTGATTTATTAATTCTTTATCAGATATATCTATAAGTTCATCTATATCCTCTATGTCTTTTTGTTCTAGTCTGATTATTTTGCTTACAATTATATCTTCAGGGGACAATAAATATACATTTAAATATTTAAATTTGTTTAGCTTTATGGCTCTTTCCTTATATTTAGGTGATATTATAGTGCTTTCATATTCTAACATATCGAAATCCCTTAATTGT
This portion of the Keratinibaculum paraultunense genome encodes:
- a CDS encoding DUF6036 family nucleotidyltransferase, with product MELKKQLEDRIFDMEKVAIAFDIEPFDIYFLGGAACILGEYTERATRDFDFIDLNYPSKLGRVFVQLRDFDMLEYESTIISPKYKERAIKLNKFKYLNVYLLSPEDIIVSKIIRLEQKDIEDIDELIDISDKELINQIIDEVLLRDNLYESKKNQFIKRLPQFRERYYV